The region GATTATTTTTACCATTATCTACGCTATCGTATCTTACTGCAACAAGCTAGTCGAAGTATTGGTATGGATATTCTTACATTAATTGTTATGCACTATGAAGATAGCGTGGATGATGTTTATCGTTCTTGGTGGCAATCGTTAGAGAAACGCGAGCAACAACGCTTGCTTCTCTCGGTGGATGATTGGGGTTTTCGTCAGATTGAGGCAGTGTATAGTGAGCGTTTGGATGCATTGATTGATTATGTGCAGGGGCGCGCGCCGACGACGCTGTTGGTGCTTTTACGACGGAATGCGAGCGATGTCGTGAGAGAGCATTTAATAGAGCGTGGGGTGCAAGTTGATCCTTTGTTGATGTCAAGTGCGCTCTGGGTGCGCGGTAGAATCCGTGATGAGGCGGATATCTTTTTTGACGTGCAAGATCACTCTTCGCAATTGATGGCGCTTTTCGTTTCGCAACAAACCTCTAAAATTTTAGACTACTGTGCAGGCTACGGCGGAAAAGGTATTGCGATGGCAACGATCTGGCCGCATATTGAACTCACTGCGAGTGATATTCGCCAAGAGCTTAAAGCGACCGTGGTTGAGCGTGCCAAGCGCGCTGGCATTAAGTTTCGCTGGAAGAGTCAAAAAGAGCTTGCGAAGAGTCTCTATCCGCTGGTAGTCGTTGACGCACCTTGCTCGGGCAGTGGCGTATGGCGACGCAACCCTGAAGATCGCTATCGTTTTGGGCAATCCCAAGTGAAAACCTTGAGCGATAAGCAACTCGATATTCTTTTGCAAGCGGGTAAATTGGTCGAGAGCGGAGGGGAGCTTCTCTATATTACTTGTAGCCTCTATCCTATCGAGAATGAGGATGTGATTGAACGCTTTTTAGCCAAAACTAGTCAATTTTCTATTGTTCCTGCAGAAAGACGATTAAGAGAAAATTGCCAAATCCTTGGTATCAATCATGAGGCTATCGAGCATCTTCTCATACCAGAAAGTTACCCGTATCTACGTATTGCTCCTCAAGTTAATGGCGGCGACCTCTTCTTTGCCTGCTTGCTCAAAAAGAGCTAACCTGCATCATGCTATGCGTTTAATGTGTTTCACAGTAGGTAAAGACCGTATCGATATCGAGGTTATGAGGCGTATCAAAGAGAAGGTCGGCGTTGTCGAAGGTATGCTGACTACTAAAGCGTGGGTCGGGGAGCATGAGCACGGGCATGTTGGCGTTTTGTGCGGCCATATAACCGGGGTAGCTATCTTCTAGTACGAGGGCTTTGTCTGGGGATACTTGTAGAATTTTGGCTACGCGTAGGAAGAGATCGGGGGAAGGTTTTCCGGCGGGGTCGTCCTCAGAGGAGTAGTAGGCATCGCCAAAAATGGTATCGATACCAAAGAGCTTGGAGACTTTTTTTAGTAATGTGAGGTGCGAGCCACTGGCAATGGCGATGGTATAGCCTCTTTCCTTGGCTTGTTTGGCAAGTGCGATGGTTTTTGGATAGGGATGGACGTGATTGGGTGCAATCTTCATGAAGGCATCTTCAAAGCGTTCGACCAGTTCTTCGATGGTGTGGGGTAATGATGGATGGGTGGCTTTGAGGGCTTGCAAGAAGTCGAGCAGACCTTTCCCGACAAAATTTCCAGCAGGAGCGCCCACGCTTAGGCTTTGAAGAAAGGCGTGGGTGGCTAAGGTGTGCGCCATCTCGGAGTCGACGAGTGTGCCATCAAAATCAAAAATAAGGGTGTTAATTGCCATGCTTTGGCTCCTCTTTTGTTTCTATAATAATTTCTTGACGCTTAAGCCCCATGAGCTTGGCAAGATTACGGGTGCTATCAAATTTGTGGAGAATAATTTTGATAAGAACAGTGGCGGGAATACTCAAGAACATGCCAGGAATGCCCCAAATTGCGCCCCAAATCGAAAGACTAATAAGCACCAGAGAGGGGCTGATATCGAGTGATTTGCCTTGCATGCGTGGGTCGATGATGTTACCGAAGATGACTTGAATAAGAGGCATGGCGATAAGATTTGTAAAGAGCGGAACGGGCATGCTATAAAATTGTAAAATCGATGCGAGGATAATACCGATAACCACCACTGCCGAACCGATGACAGGAATATAGTTGAGCAAGAAGCCAAGCAGACCCCACATCATGGCAAATTTGAGACCAGTAATAGATGCGACAATGAAGATGGCAACCCCTGTCATGATACTTACTAGTGTTTTTACGTAAAGATAGCGCCCGATCTGTACGGAAATTTCCTCGCCAAGATCAGAAAAATTCTTGGCGGATTGGCTACCCATTACGTGAAGGACTACACTGGAAAAGTCATGGGATTCCATCAAAAAGAAGACACTGAAGAGGGTGATCATAAAGACAGAGGAGAAGAAGGTAAGTCCAGAGTTGGTAAAGTTGAGAATCGTGGTGGAGAGTTCGCTAATGAAACGATTGAGTAGCGCAGAGATGGAGAATGTTTGGCGTACTGCTTCTTGATCGATATTAAAGTGAGCTAGGGTGTTGGTTAAAAAGTCCGATTCTAATAAGTCATTAATCATGATCGTAGCACGCGGAGTGAGGTTAGCAATATAGCTAAAAAACTCCGAGAGGCTGGCAATCACAATGAGGAGTAATAGGGCTATAATAAGTAAAGAAATGCTTACTGCCAAAATGATAGCAAGGATGCGAGGAATTTTGATGGCAACCATCTTGCGCACGATTGGCTCTAAGAAGGCGGCAAAGAGTAGCGCTACAATAATCGGAATAAAGACAGAAGAGAGAAAGTGCAAGGTGTAGGCAACGGCCAATACTGCCAGTACAATTAACGAGATCGATCCTGATTTGGGCATTTTACCCGAAGGTGATAGCATAAACAATCCTCCTATAGCTACCGTTGTGTTAGGCACTTCCTAGTATAAGCGTTAATGCTGATAAAAGCAAGTGATTTTGGTCATCTTCTTTTACTGGTATAAACGAAGGAGCTCTTGCAACCGCGTTTTTCCTAGAGTGAAGAGAAAATTGATGAGTCTGGGACCTTTTTCTTGTCCTAGTAGGGCGCGATAAATGGTGGTAAACATGAGCGCGCTATCGATTTCCATCTCTTTGGCGATGTTGTAGAGTTTGATGCCAAAGGTCTCTTCGTTGTCGATATCGAGTGCGGGGAGAATGGCGATAAGACGGGTGAGGATGGCTTGTTCGACGCTATTTAATTGCCAGTCGGCGGGTTTGGTTGTTTGTAGGGTAAAGGTAAATTCGGCTGGAGCGCAATTTTGAATCCAGTTCCACGCGCAGATGGCACGGGTTTTTACCTTATCGCGCTGATGCACGGGGAGGTCGTGGAGGTGGGCGAGGGTCGCCTCGATGTCGCCTGCATGGATTTGTAAGAGGGTGGTGAGGTGGCGAAAGGGCACTTGATAGGGCATGGTGGCTTCGGGTTTATCCAGCTGGCTAAGCTCGTAAATGCGCGCTTCTTTCGCCCACTTTTTGAATTTTTTGTCCTCGAGGGAAGCAGGTTTTTGTTGATAGTAGCTACGCTCACAGCGGTCGTAATCCTCGTATATCTTAATAACGTCAAGATCGAAGCTGATAGCAAAAGAGGCGTTGGTACGCGTGCCTGCAAAGAGGTAGCGGACGATCTCGGGTTGATAAATTTCTAGGCAGTCGCTTAGGTCGATGACCTCGCCTCCAGAGGAGGAAATTTTGCCGGTGCCTCCTTTAATGCTGACAAATTCGTACATAAAGGTTACGGGCGCCGGCCAATTGTAGGTCTCTTGAGAGGTTAGGCGTGCGGTGTCGAAGCTCCCGCCTTCGCTGTGGTGATCTTTACCGGCGGGCTCGAAGTCGACCTGTTCGTATGCCCAACGCATCGGCCAATCGATACGCCATGGCAGTTTGACGGAAGAGGAGGTGCGGATGTCGGTGGTGGCGTGATGGTTACAACTTTGGCAGGTGTAGGTGATATGATACTCGCCATCATAAGCCTCAACGGTGGTCTGATCGCGCTCACAAGCCTCGCAGAAGATGCTGATGGGAAACCATGCCTCTTCTAAATCATGCGTGCGGTGGGTGTTGAGTTGGGCGCGGATTGCCTCGCGCGCTTGCAGGGCGATACGCATCTGCTCGGCGTAGTGGTGGGCGCGGTACTTTTTGGATTGATAGAGGTATGTTGGATTGATGCCAACAAGCGGGAGGAGCTCCTCGACATAGACCTCATTGGCGCGGGCGTAGCTCTCTTCTTTGCCGTAGACGTCGGGGACGGCGTCGATAGGTTTGCGCAGATACTGGGCGAGAAGTTCCTGTTTAGGCATATTTTTGGGTACTTTACGAAAGACGTCGTAGTCGTCCCAGCTATAGAGGAATCGGGCGTCTTTGCCTAGATCTTTGAGGGCTTGGTAGACTAGCTGTGTGCTGATAATTTCTCTAAAGTTACCGATGTGGACAGTGCCACTGGGGGTGATACCCGAGGCGCAGGTGTATTGATCTTTTTCCCCACGTTCGCGTACAATACGATCGGCCCAAATGTCTGCCCAATGGCCGGCTAAGGTTCGTTCTTCTCGTGTCATCATGGGAGTAATTATAGCTAAAATTGCGTAAATTGACAAGTAGTTTTGGGGGAAATCGACCGATGAGTAAGTTATGAGGCGTAAGAAGTGGGGGCAGTGGATACATCTTGGCTTGATGCTCTTGATGGGTGTGAGTCTCTTTGGGCAGACAGCAGAAGATGCGATTGTCGAGGATGAGGCTTCTGATCCGCAGGCGGTGGTTGCAGATGAGGGCGAGCCGAGACGGCGTCGGGTAACCATTGAGCAAGCGCGAGAATTTTTTGCAGGCAAAATTGGCGAGTTGGCGCAGGAGGTTCTTGAGCTTCGCGGTGGCGTGGTCATCACGATTGAAGAGAATGGGGTGAGCCATACGATTCGTGCGGATCTGGTACGTATCAACAAAAGTGGTGGGCTCATTTTTGCATCGGGTAATGTGCAGTATGAGGTCGCAGGTGTGGGTATTACGCAGCGCTTTGAGGCGGAGCAGTTGCTCTTTGAGAGCGATAATTTGACCGGTTTAGTAACGGGTGTTTGGAGTAGTTATGATGGCAGTGATATTAGTCTGTTTGATGAGATGCAGTTCTTCTATAAATCTTCCGCCATCACCAAGAGCGCTAGTGGTAGTGTAACCATTGAGGATTTTCAGGTAGCTACGTCGCAATTAGACGATCCGTATTGGAGTTTGCGCGCACAGGCGGTCTGGGTCTTGGCGGATAATAGCTGGGTGGTGAAGAATCCGCTATTGTATATGGGGCGCGTGCCGATTCTCTACTTTCCGTACTATTATCACAACGATCAAATTCTCTTTTTTAACCCTGTCTTTGGCTACTCAAATATCCATGGTACGGTGATTAATACCACGACGCATCTGTGGGGAAAACCGCCAGAGGCTGCGAATTTGGGGATTTTCAGCTTTAACCTTACGGGAGAGGAGGAGAAGCACAAGCGTGCTGGCTACCTTTCGTTGATGGTGGATTATTATGGCCGTGATGGCGTGATGACGGGCTTGTGGGGTGGTTTTGACTGGGCAAATATTGAGTATAAAGTGGGCGTGGCTTTTACGCGTACGACATTTAATGATTTGACCGTGGCCGGCCCTGATGGGAAGACGTTGCGAGAGCATGGCTACTTTTTTGGGCGACGCGTGCCTTTTCGCTATGGTGCGCAGTTACAAGGCGAGGTGAGTAACCTGCGGTTTCGTTTCGATCTCTTTAGTGATCCGCGCTTTCGTACGGATTTTTTTATGTACCGTCGGGTGGGTGCGGATCTCTTTGGCTTTATCGCGCTCGGCTCTCAACCTTGGGATCTGGTGCCTCAAGCCAATGCGGTGAGTGAGACTTATTTACGTTATAGTCGTCGTTTTGCCATTGGTTTGACGGGCTTAGATGAGATCAATATTTTATATGCGAACAGTGAGTTGATTTTAGAACCTCGTTCCAATGCCGAAGCGCCCTCGGTATATGCGGCCTCGAGCCACTTTTACGCGTTGCGTACGCTTAATGCATTTAACACTGGTGTGAGTGTGCGCGGAGAAGTGCCGATTCTCTCCAAAAACATGGAGAAGAGCAATATATGGCAGACGGAAGACGAGGAGGAGATGAGTGAAGAAGAGATCACGGAGGAGGGTGATGAGGAGAGTATTGATGAGGTAACCGAAGAGGATGAGGGTGAAGAGGCAGAGTCTTCAGCCAATGAGTCGAAGGTAGATTGGAAGAGTTATCGTTGGGATTTTTATTATAATGCGCGCGTAGAGGAGCGTCTCTTTGCGAGGCGTATTGATAATCGGTCGTCGATTCCGTTGGTCGACTGGAAAGCGCCGTTGACTTGGCAAAATCTCTTTTCCAATCGCAGTGAGGTGGGCTTTAAGTTTGATTGGGCAAGAAAGGTGATGCTTACTAGCGCCTTTACGCAAGATGCTACGCATCAGACCTTTGCCTTCACGGATGCGATAAGTGATGCCCAACAAGTACAGATGGAGCGTCTTACGCAGGTGCGACTGGGTAGCTTATGGCAGGTAAATTCGCGCCCGTTTGAGAGCGATACGTATTGGGGCAAGAGCAATGTTAGTTATCAGGCGCAGTTAGACTTTTTTGAGAATGTCTACAATGTGGATCAGGGACAACGGACGAATCGTTGGCATGCCTCGTTTCGTAACCATCGCCTTAATGGTCTTCTGCAGTACGATACGGGACTTTATTGGGCGTATGCGAGCGTGCAGGGGCAACATATCTATCGCACAGTGAACCAACGCAATGAGTTGACCGGTGAGATTAAGGCAGGTGTTGGGGTCGACTGGTACGACTGGCGCACCGAGAGCTATTTTTATTTTAATGAGTTGGATTTGCAGGATAATCAGCGCTATGGTTGGGGTCTCAAGAGCCAGTATGAACCGTGGAAGTATGTGGGATTGTATGCCGATGTGCGGGTTGATTTTCGTAAAGGAATGGAGTATCTGGAGAGCGCGATTCGTCTTTTTGGTTTAAAGGTAGGGTTCATTTGGCAGGAGCGCGAACTCTTAACGTGGGATCAATCTAGCTATATTTGGCAGATGAATTTGGATGAGCAGGGACGGGCAGCGATTGCGTTTCAGCCGTCATATTTTTATGCCAAGCTCGATCAACCTTTGTTGGGCTCTAATAACTATGGCTGGATGGAGCGTAATTTTACCTCGTGGGATCTCTCGGTGGTGGGGGAGTTGCGTTTAGACTTGGTAGAGTATACCGAGACCACCTTTGAGATTGGCCTGCGTTTAGATTGGCGCATCGCGGAACAGTTCACGCTTAGTTTATCGACGCTCTCCTACAATATGGCGATGTATACCTACTTCAATTTTATGCGCGAGACGTTGGGCATCACCACGAAGCCGTCGTTTTGGCGAGATTTAGGCAACTCCTTTGCGTTTAGTAATACCGATCTGCGTCGACTATCGCCCTTTAAAATTGGCGTGGTGCAGGTGGGGTTCGCTTGGCAACTTCCCGATTGGACGATCACCATGAAGTACCGAGGTAATCCAGGGCAACTATATAGTAATACAGGAGTGTGGATGGCAGGCTGGCAACAACAGCTGGAGCTTGTCATTAAGTGGCGTCCGATTCCAGCAATTGCTCACGGTAGCCGGCTTGATGATCAAGGACGTTGGTCTAACTTTCCGCCGGACTAAACTTTTGACAAAATAGGCATTCGGATGTATAATCAAACATAGGGATGTGGAAACATGAAACTTTTTAGAAGAAATGAGGGTAAGTAAACGATGGAATCGCTTAGAATTTTATATAAGATAGGGCCTGGGCCTTCGTCTAGTCATACGATTGGCCCCATGCGCGCGAGTGAGAGCTTTTTGTCGCAGTACAGCAAGGCCGATAGTTATGCTGTGGAACTTTGGGGATCGTTGGCGGCGACAGGCAAGGGGCATCTTACGGATTATATTATCAAGAAGGTCTTTGAGGATGCGGGTCGTAGCATCGATGTCGAATTTAAGATGGACTATGTCCATCCCTTTCATCCTAACGGCATGCTCTTTAAGGCATATCAAGACGGGCAGGAGATTGGGCGCGAGCAGATCTTCTCGATTGGTGGGGGCAACCTTGCGCATGAGGGAGAGAGCAGTACGGCGGAGGTTTCGACCTATCCCTATCAAAATTTTGCCGAAATTCATCAGGATGCGCAAGAAAAAGGTGTGGAGCTTTGGCAGTTAGCGGTGGAGTATGAGGGGCAGGAGATCTTAACCTTTTTACGAGATAATGTCTGGAACGTGATGAAAGAGGCCGTGCATAGTGGGCTGGCAGCCGATGAGGTCTTACCAGGGTCGTTGCAGTTGAAGCGTCGCGCGAAGAAGTTTTTTGCCAAGAGTCAAGAGCAAAGTGGCGAGGTCAGAGAGCTTGGCGAACTCTTTGCCTATGGCCTTGCCGTGAGCGAGGAGAATGCCGCGGGTTCGTTTATTATCACTGCGCCAACGTGTGGGGCTGCGGGTTTATTACCGGGATTATTCTACTTTTTGCAGAAAAAGCATCAATTTAGCGACGAGGAGATGGCAAAAGCTCTCGCGGTGGCAGGGATGTTTGGGATTGTGATCAAGAAGAATGCCTCGGTGAGCGGGGCAGAGGCAGGGTGTCAGGCGGAGATTGGATCGGCAGCCTCGATGGCCGCTGCGGGAGCAACCTATCTTTTAAAGGGGACGATCGCACAACAGGAGTACGCCGCCGAGATTGGTATGGAGCATCACTTGGGGCTTACCTGTGATCCTGTGGATGGCTTGGTGCAGATTCCTTGTATTGAGCGCAATGCCGTGGGCGCGCGTCGTGCTTATGATGCTGCCTACTATGCGCTCTTTGCCGAAGATGGTCATCGGGTCTCTTTTGACACCGTGGTGGCAACCATGTGGGAGACTGGTCTTAACCTTCGCCCTGAATATCGCGAAACTTCGCAAGGAGGCTTGGCAAAGGCATTTTTACGCGGTTCCTAGAGCCCTCCCTATACATAAATAGATAGACCCACTAGGCAAAATCCCTTTTTTGTGCTAAAAAGATAGTTAGTGTACTATCTTTAGAGGCAAGGCGATTTTGCTATGGTGGTTTTTACTTGTATCACAGATAGAAAAGAGTTACTTTAATAGAACAACGTCGAGAGATGCGAAGGGAGATAAGATATGGATCTTGATGATATCATGAAAGATTTTGACGAATTTGGCGAGGATGCACCTCTGGATGATGCGCTTCCTAAAGCCGTGCCTGAGTACAGCGAGCTTAGTCCTGCTAAGGAGATTCCCGAGGCGCTCAAGGTGGAGCTACGTAAGCGCGCGTTTAATGAGATCACCGAATTTACCCGTCCGCCTGCGCCTTTATTCGACGACCCGCTCTACTACAAAACTGTGCTAAAAGATGAGGGCGACATTGCGGTGCGCTTACATGATACGCTCACCAAGATGTTTAAGAGTACCGACGCTGGCGAGAAGCTTGAGTTAAAAAATCGTATCATCCCGATTTATTGGGAGCTTCATAAGCAGTTGATGTTGAAGTCGCTAGAAGATGGCGTACCAGAGCCTAAGCAACTGGCGGTGCGCTATGGTGCAGTCTTGCCAAATCTTATCGGTAAAGAGCATCGCGAGGTGTTGAGCGAGATTATCTGGGAGAACAACACCGGAGAGGCGGTCTGGTATTGCGATGAGTGGGTGAAGATGGTCGCCGAGGGTAAGGTGAATCGCCTTGCTACTGATGAAGAGGTTACCAGCCGTAAGGGCGATGTGGGGGTGGAGATTGCGCGTCTTAGAAGCAAACTTGATAAGTTGACTGGTACTAAGGATGCCATGGCAGGCTTTATGCAGAATCTGGAGCGCGAGCGTCAAGAGATGATGGAGCAGTTTAACACGCTAAGCACTAAGCTTGCCGAACAGCACATTTCGCATCGGCTAGAGGGGGTGCACCTTCCCTTTGATGAGGAACAAAAAAGTGCTATCACCCAACTGGCTAGCGCGCTTAAGAACATTACGAATATGTCGAAGAATGTGGAGCTTAATTATAACAAATATCTTGAGCTTCTTGCCGATATTGACAAAGTAGAGAGCGACCTTGAGCGTTTAAGTAATGGTGCGCCCACGGTGGATAATAGCCTCGCTGAGAAAGAAGCCGGACAGATTGCTGTCTTGGCAAAGATGTGTACGGGGCGTCGGGGAAATCACTACCCGATCTTGGCAAGTCAGTTCTTTATGGCGCGCATCGCCACGATTGCTACGCGGGAAAACGTTATCAAAACCATGGACGAGATTGAAAAGATCGATGTGGGCATCTTTCGCCGAGAATTTAGACGCCAAGTTAATCGTATTCCCCCTCATGTGATTATTATCCCTTCTTATGGTAATAGTGGTGTCTGTTGGGAGCCTTATGAGCGCAACAATAAGGCAACTAGTCGTGGTCGTATTGCCATTCCGATGTTTCCAGGCGACTTGCGCATGGCGGTTATCATTGCTTTGGGGGATCTACGTTGGCAACAGGCCAAAGAGATGGCGGCGCACTACTGGATGGAAGAGGGCTTAACGGGTGGGTTCTTTCAGTGGTTCTCGGGAGAGAAGATGCGTGGCGATGTGCGTATGACCTTTATCGAAAATTATGTTTTGTGGATTAGCAAAGAGAGCGAGGGCATGCAAAAGCTTGAGCGTGAGGTGCGTGGTATTTTTTGGCGTAATATGCCCTTTAGCTTGGAGCGTCGTGAAAAATTAAAAGATCGAGGCTTTGTTTACAACCAGCTCTACATCAACGACCAAAATCGCCCCGGTGCTTTTGATCCTGTCTACCCCGATTAAGTTTTGGTTGTATTTTTGTCAAAAGTAGAGTAAAATAAAGAGAGGGAGAATGAGATGTACGCATTGGATTTTTTTAAGCGCTTAACAGAGGTGCCACGCCCGTCTTATCATGAGGAGAAGGCGCGTCAGTTTTTTATCGACGAAGCAAAAGCTTTGGGTTATGACTATAAGGTTGATAGTGCGGGTAATCTCTTGATTCGTGTCGCAGGCGCTGGAACTACCAAAGATCATCCTGTGGTGGTCTTGCAGGGGCATATGGATATGGTCTGTGAGAAGAGTCCTGATGTGGTTATCGACTTTATGAACGATCCGCTCTCCATCTATGAGGAGGATGGTTTTCTTAAAGCGCGAGGTACCACTTTGGGCGCGGATAATGGTGTGGGCGTTGCCTTGGCGTTCTACTGTGCTACATTGGATAATCATCCGCCGTTGGAAATTTTGCTTACTGTCGACGAAGAGGTGGGTATGACTGGTGCCGATAAGATGCAGGCAGGCTTTTTCACCGGTAAGCGCCTTATCAATCTTGATAGTGGTCAAATTGGTGTCATTACTACTGGTTCCGCTGGTGGCGACGATGCGATTATCACCTTACCTATAACGACCGAATCTGCTTATCTGGCAACAATCGAATTAAGCATCGAGATTGTTGGGCTTAAGGGTGGGCACTCGGGTGGAAATATCGGACTTAATCGCCTCTCTGCTACGAAAATTTTGGGCAATCTCTTAACGCAGTATCAAAAGGCAGGCTTCGACTTTCGTATCCAATCTATCGATGCGGGAGCGGCCGCAAATGCCATTGCCCGTGATGGTAAGATGGTTTTACTCTTTGCCGATGCAGAGCAAGCCAAAAGCGCGAGTGAGATCTCTTCTACCCTTAAGAGTGGCGATGGTGAACAGCTCACCTTAAAGCGCGAGCTTAAAACTGTCGGTGGTGCGCATCAGCCCTTTAGCGTCTCGATGCTCACCGACATCACGTATCTTCTTAGCGAACTTCCGCATGGCGTACGCGATTGGCAGGATGAGCAGGTCAAGCTTCCGCGCACTTCCTCTAATGTGGCGAGCATTAAGCTGGTTGATAATCAGATAAAGATCGTCGTTTCGTATCGCAGTTTTGATAATGCGATGTTGCCTATGATGAAGCAGACGATTACTGATATTGTGGCAAAGAGTTCTGCGCAGATGGTGAGTGCAGGTGACTAT is a window of Entomospira culicis DNA encoding:
- a CDS encoding HAD family hydrolase, which translates into the protein MAINTLIFDFDGTLVDSEMAHTLATHAFLQSLSVGAPAGNFVGKGLLDFLQALKATHPSLPHTIEELVERFEDAFMKIAPNHVHPYPKTIALAKQAKERGYTIAIASGSHLTLLKKVSKLFGIDTIFGDAYYSSEDDPAGKPSPDLFLRVAKILQVSPDKALVLEDSYPGYMAAQNANMPVLMLPDPRFSSQHTFDNADLLFDTPHNLDIDTVFTYCETH
- a CDS encoding AI-2E family transporter gives rise to the protein MLSPSGKMPKSGSISLIVLAVLAVAYTLHFLSSVFIPIIVALLFAAFLEPIVRKMVAIKIPRILAIILAVSISLLIIALLLLIVIASLSEFFSYIANLTPRATIMINDLLESDFLTNTLAHFNIDQEAVRQTFSISALLNRFISELSTTILNFTNSGLTFFSSVFMITLFSVFFLMESHDFSSVVLHVMGSQSAKNFSDLGEEISVQIGRYLYVKTLVSIMTGVAIFIVASITGLKFAMMWGLLGFLLNYIPVIGSAVVVIGIILASILQFYSMPVPLFTNLIAMPLIQVIFGNIIDPRMQGKSLDISPSLVLISLSIWGAIWGIPGMFLSIPATVLIKIILHKFDSTRNLAKLMGLKRQEIIIETKEEPKHGN
- a CDS encoding L-serine ammonia-lyase, iron-sulfur-dependent, subunit alpha; this translates as MESLRILYKIGPGPSSSHTIGPMRASESFLSQYSKADSYAVELWGSLAATGKGHLTDYIIKKVFEDAGRSIDVEFKMDYVHPFHPNGMLFKAYQDGQEIGREQIFSIGGGNLAHEGESSTAEVSTYPYQNFAEIHQDAQEKGVELWQLAVEYEGQEILTFLRDNVWNVMKEAVHSGLAADEVLPGSLQLKRRAKKFFAKSQEQSGEVRELGELFAYGLAVSEENAAGSFIITAPTCGAAGLLPGLFYFLQKKHQFSDEEMAKALAVAGMFGIVIKKNASVSGAEAGCQAEIGSAASMAAAGATYLLKGTIAQQEYAAEIGMEHHLGLTCDPVDGLVQIPCIERNAVGARRAYDAAYYALFAEDGHRVSFDTVVATMWETGLNLRPEYRETSQGGLAKAFLRGS
- the pepD gene encoding beta-Ala-His dipeptidase is translated as MYALDFFKRLTEVPRPSYHEEKARQFFIDEAKALGYDYKVDSAGNLLIRVAGAGTTKDHPVVVLQGHMDMVCEKSPDVVIDFMNDPLSIYEEDGFLKARGTTLGADNGVGVALAFYCATLDNHPPLEILLTVDEEVGMTGADKMQAGFFTGKRLINLDSGQIGVITTGSAGGDDAIITLPITTESAYLATIELSIEIVGLKGGHSGGNIGLNRLSATKILGNLLTQYQKAGFDFRIQSIDAGAAANAIARDGKMVLLFADAEQAKSASEISSTLKSGDGEQLTLKRELKTVGGAHQPFSVSMLTDITYLLSELPHGVRDWQDEQVKLPRTSSNVASIKLVDNQIKIVVSYRSFDNAMLPMMKQTITDIVAKSSAQMVSAGDYPAWPPKEQSELRAVCSRVYAHLFGQKPLEVARHVGLECGYWERLSPGVDVISIGPNLFDLHSPTERVEIATIGQMQSLLAAMMAEL
- a CDS encoding RsmB/NOP family class I SAM-dependent RNA methyltransferase codes for the protein MPDLIEAFERGFGKADLLFKRRIRRYHLTKEARFLVMDYFYHYLRYRILLQQASRSIGMDILTLIVMHYEDSVDDVYRSWWQSLEKREQQRLLLSVDDWGFRQIEAVYSERLDALIDYVQGRAPTTLLVLLRRNASDVVREHLIERGVQVDPLLMSSALWVRGRIRDEADIFFDVQDHSSQLMALFVSQQTSKILDYCAGYGGKGIAMATIWPHIELTASDIRQELKATVVERAKRAGIKFRWKSQKELAKSLYPLVVVDAPCSGSGVWRRNPEDRYRFGQSQVKTLSDKQLDILLQAGKLVESGGELLYITCSLYPIENEDVIERFLAKTSQFSIVPAERRLRENCQILGINHEAIEHLLIPESYPYLRIAPQVNGGDLFFACLLKKS
- the lysS gene encoding lysine--tRNA ligase, whose amino-acid sequence is MTREERTLAGHWADIWADRIVRERGEKDQYTCASGITPSGTVHIGNFREIISTQLVYQALKDLGKDARFLYSWDDYDVFRKVPKNMPKQELLAQYLRKPIDAVPDVYGKEESYARANEVYVEELLPLVGINPTYLYQSKKYRAHHYAEQMRIALQAREAIRAQLNTHRTHDLEEAWFPISIFCEACERDQTTVEAYDGEYHITYTCQSCNHHATTDIRTSSSVKLPWRIDWPMRWAYEQVDFEPAGKDHHSEGGSFDTARLTSQETYNWPAPVTFMYEFVSIKGGTGKISSSGGEVIDLSDCLEIYQPEIVRYLFAGTRTNASFAISFDLDVIKIYEDYDRCERSYYQQKPASLEDKKFKKWAKEARIYELSQLDKPEATMPYQVPFRHLTTLLQIHAGDIEATLAHLHDLPVHQRDKVKTRAICAWNWIQNCAPAEFTFTLQTTKPADWQLNSVEQAILTRLIAILPALDIDNEETFGIKLYNIAKEMEIDSALMFTTIYRALLGQEKGPRLINFLFTLGKTRLQELLRLYQ
- a CDS encoding LPS-assembly protein LptD gives rise to the protein MRRKKWGQWIHLGLMLLMGVSLFGQTAEDAIVEDEASDPQAVVADEGEPRRRRVTIEQAREFFAGKIGELAQEVLELRGGVVITIEENGVSHTIRADLVRINKSGGLIFASGNVQYEVAGVGITQRFEAEQLLFESDNLTGLVTGVWSSYDGSDISLFDEMQFFYKSSAITKSASGSVTIEDFQVATSQLDDPYWSLRAQAVWVLADNSWVVKNPLLYMGRVPILYFPYYYHNDQILFFNPVFGYSNIHGTVINTTTHLWGKPPEAANLGIFSFNLTGEEEKHKRAGYLSLMVDYYGRDGVMTGLWGGFDWANIEYKVGVAFTRTTFNDLTVAGPDGKTLREHGYFFGRRVPFRYGAQLQGEVSNLRFRFDLFSDPRFRTDFFMYRRVGADLFGFIALGSQPWDLVPQANAVSETYLRYSRRFAIGLTGLDEINILYANSELILEPRSNAEAPSVYAASSHFYALRTLNAFNTGVSVRGEVPILSKNMEKSNIWQTEDEEEMSEEEITEEGDEESIDEVTEEDEGEEAESSANESKVDWKSYRWDFYYNARVEERLFARRIDNRSSIPLVDWKAPLTWQNLFSNRSEVGFKFDWARKVMLTSAFTQDATHQTFAFTDAISDAQQVQMERLTQVRLGSLWQVNSRPFESDTYWGKSNVSYQAQLDFFENVYNVDQGQRTNRWHASFRNHRLNGLLQYDTGLYWAYASVQGQHIYRTVNQRNELTGEIKAGVGVDWYDWRTESYFYFNELDLQDNQRYGWGLKSQYEPWKYVGLYADVRVDFRKGMEYLESAIRLFGLKVGFIWQERELLTWDQSSYIWQMNLDEQGRAAIAFQPSYFYAKLDQPLLGSNNYGWMERNFTSWDLSVVGELRLDLVEYTETTFEIGLRLDWRIAEQFTLSLSTLSYNMAMYTYFNFMRETLGITTKPSFWRDLGNSFAFSNTDLRRLSPFKIGVVQVGFAWQLPDWTITMKYRGNPGQLYSNTGVWMAGWQQQLELVIKWRPIPAIAHGSRLDDQGRWSNFPPD